Proteins encoded in a region of the Clostridium beijerinckii genome:
- a CDS encoding site-2 protease family protein: MNSILNMILMIPGMLIAFTFHEYAHALVADKLGDKTPRFQGRLTLNPIAHIDPVGFVAVLIFSFGWAKPVQTNPSAYKNYYKDDLKVSLAGPIANFIVAIVAALVLGIYVRFVYGFLPMALAGVLYSMIYLIIVININIGLFNLIPIPGLDGFSLLRDLKPNTFYRFEEKFYQYQMLIMLALIFVGGRIIHIPAEIIKNALLKIFL; encoded by the coding sequence ATGAATTCAATACTTAATATGATTTTAATGATTCCGGGAATGCTTATTGCATTTACATTTCATGAATATGCTCATGCATTAGTAGCTGATAAGTTAGGGGATAAGACACCGAGATTTCAAGGAAGATTAACATTAAACCCAATTGCTCATATTGATCCTGTAGGGTTTGTAGCGGTACTTATCTTTAGTTTTGGTTGGGCAAAGCCAGTACAGACTAATCCGTCAGCTTATAAAAATTATTATAAAGATGATTTAAAGGTAAGCTTAGCCGGGCCGATTGCAAATTTTATAGTTGCTATAGTAGCTGCATTGGTGTTGGGGATTTATGTAAGGTTTGTATACGGATTTCTGCCAATGGCATTAGCCGGTGTACTATATTCAATGATATATTTAATAATTGTAATTAATATAAACATAGGATTATTTAATTTGATACCAATACCAGGATTAGATGGATTCAGTCTTTTAAGAGATTTGAAGCCCAATACGTTCTATAGATTTGAAGAAAAGTTTTATCAATATCAAATGCTAATAATGCTAGCATTAATATTTGTTGGGGGAAGAATAATACATATTCCAGCAGAAATAATAAAAAATGCATTACTAAAGATTTTTCTATAA